In candidate division KSB1 bacterium, a single genomic region encodes these proteins:
- a CDS encoding L-seryl-tRNA(Sec) selenium transferase, translating to MKSSKQKLLSQIPQVDQILKHSELQPFILKFSHEFVLQNVQTVTEQYRAELLAKESSNNSSRESITNQILSRSLSRMQNFLRPSLQRAINGTGIILHTGLGRAPLTKEAKENLAKVADGYSNLEMDLESGKRGERNFHVEDLLRYLTGAEAACVVNNNAAAVLLTLNTLSFRKEAVISRGQLVEIGGSFRIPEVMEKSGTKMVEVGTTNKTHLKDYEKAISGKTGVICVVHPSNFRVKGFTTEVSFSELVSLGEKHNIPVIYDLGGGVLVDLRKYNLPYEPVVAESVASGVDVVTFSGDKVLGGPQAGIIVGKKKYIDKIKSNPLMRALRCDKLIYAALEPTLRLYLNEDALLKENYVLKMLLEPMENLNKKAKELSSKLDRIKTSCQFKIEDTNIEIGSGAMPLEELPSKAISLCMDSISTETLAKNFRCHSPPIIGYIRNNRLFFDLRTIFEDEHAIFFEACQKILTSN from the coding sequence ATGAAAAGTTCTAAACAAAAACTCCTCTCTCAAATTCCCCAGGTCGATCAAATTCTAAAGCATTCTGAGTTACAACCCTTTATTTTAAAGTTTTCCCATGAATTCGTGCTTCAAAATGTTCAAACAGTAACGGAACAATATAGAGCAGAGCTGCTGGCAAAAGAGTCTTCAAATAATTCTTCCCGCGAATCAATTACAAATCAAATTTTGAGTAGAAGCTTGTCAAGAATGCAGAACTTCCTCCGTCCAAGTTTGCAAAGAGCAATAAATGGTACCGGCATTATATTGCACACAGGCTTAGGGAGGGCTCCCCTAACAAAAGAAGCAAAAGAAAATTTAGCCAAAGTTGCTGACGGATACTCTAATTTAGAAATGGATTTGGAAAGCGGAAAACGGGGCGAAAGAAATTTCCATGTGGAGGACTTGCTCCGTTATCTCACCGGCGCCGAAGCAGCTTGTGTGGTTAATAACAATGCAGCAGCCGTCCTTTTAACTTTGAATACTTTGTCTTTTCGCAAAGAAGCCGTTATTTCACGCGGCCAGCTTGTCGAGATCGGCGGCTCTTTCCGGATTCCCGAAGTGATGGAAAAGAGCGGCACAAAAATGGTTGAGGTTGGGACGACCAATAAAACTCATTTGAAAGATTATGAAAAGGCCATCTCCGGCAAGACCGGGGTAATTTGCGTCGTTCATCCCTCTAACTTTCGAGTGAAAGGATTTACTACCGAGGTGAGTTTTTCAGAGCTGGTAAGCTTAGGAGAAAAACATAACATCCCGGTTATTTATGATTTGGGCGGCGGCGTATTGGTTGATTTGAGAAAATATAATTTACCCTACGAGCCCGTCGTTGCCGAAAGTGTGGCTTCGGGGGTCGATGTCGTTACGTTCAGCGGCGACAAAGTTTTAGGAGGACCACAAGCAGGCATTATTGTTGGCAAAAAGAAATACATCGACAAAATAAAATCAAATCCACTCATGAGAGCCTTGCGGTGTGATAAACTCATTTATGCCGCTCTTGAACCCACGCTCCGCCTTTACTTAAATGAAGACGCCTTGCTAAAGGAAAACTACGTCCTGAAAATGCTTCTCGAACCGATGGAGAATTTAAATAAAAAAGCAAAAGAATTGAGTAGTAAACTCGATAGGATTAAAACTTCATGTCAATTCAAAATTGAAGACACGAATATTGAAATAGGCAGCGGTGCCATGCCCTTGGAAGAACTTCCAAGTAAAGCGATAAGTTTGTGCATGGATTCTATTTCCACGGAAACACTTGCAAAAAATTTTCGGTGCCATTCGCCGCCGATAATTGGTTATATTCGCAATAATCGATTGTTTTTCGATCTGCGCACTATTTTTGAAGATGAGCACGCAATCTTCTTCGAAGCCTGCCAGAAAATCCTGACTTCGAATTAA